In the Arachis ipaensis cultivar K30076 chromosome B10, Araip1.1, whole genome shotgun sequence genome, one interval contains:
- the LOC107624500 gene encoding protein NRT1/ PTR FAMILY 4.5 isoform X2, with amino-acid sequence METSEVVDGNSKVEAVELEQLMAVDGKVDWKGRRALKNKHGGMIAAIPMLVTLGFENLATFSLAVNGVPYFNGEMHYDLADAANMLTTYLGVSYILALLVAVVADTWLGRYKSVLISGSLDFLGLVLITAQAHYSSLKPPPCNMFDPRFHCEKLRRGQEAFLYIGLYLLAFGSAGVKASLPSHGADQFDETDPKESRLMSTFFNTLLLAVCLGGAVSLTFIVWIQIHKGWDWGFGIGTIAMLLGIIIFAAALPLYRIHPAKGTSALLEIVQVYVAAIRNRRLTLPEDPAELYEIESDKEAALETEFLPHRDIYRFLDKAAIQTKPNDQSEKPEAQSPWKLCRVTQVENAKILLSMVPIFCCTIIMTLCLAQLQTFSIQQGYTMDTRFINNFHIPPASLPIIPVTFLIIIVPIYDRIFVPLLRRFTGIPTGVTHLQRIGVGLVLSCISMAAASIMEVKRKQVARDHNMLDAIPVLQPLPISTFWLSFQYFIFGIADMFTYVGLLQFFYSEAPKGLKSTSTCFLWTSMALGYFLSTIMVKCVNGATKHHTNSRGWLAGNNINRNHLNLFYLFLSVVSFINFIIYLFVSKMYKYRPQQPIVPDDNSKSKE; translated from the exons TGACGCTTGGTTTCGAGAACTTGGCGACATTCTCGCTGGCGGTGAACGGGGTGCCATACTTCAACGGAGAAATGCACTATGATCTGGCAGATGCGGCTAACATGCTCACCACCTATCTGGGTGTAAGCTACATCCTCGCCCTTTTGGTCGCCGTCGTTGCTGACACCTGGCTTGGCAGATACAAATCCGTTCTTATTTCTGGCTCCCTCGACTTTCTG GGACTTGTATTGATCACGGCACAAGCGCACTATTCTAGCCTTAAGCCACCCCCTTGCAATATGTTTGATCCAAGATTTCACTGTGAGAAACTCAGAAGAGGCCAAGAAGCATTTCTCTACATTGGCTTGTACTTGTTGGCATTTGGAAGTGCAGGGGTCAAAGCTTCTTTGCCATCACATGGTGCTGACCAGTTTGATGAAACAGACCCAAAAGAATCAAGGCTGATGTCAACATTCTTCAACACACTCTTGCTTGCAGTGTGCCTTGGTGGTGCTGTCAGCTTAACCTTCATTGTGTGGATACAAATCCATAAAGGATGGGATTGGGGATTTGGGATTGGCACCATTGCTATGTTACTTGGCATCATTATCTTTGCTGCTGCATTGCCACTATACAGAATTCATCCTGCTAAAGGAACAAGTGCTTTACTTGAGATCGTGCAG GTCTATGTTGCTGCAATCCGGAATAGAAGACTTACCCTTCCTGAAGATCCTGCAGAACTATATGAGATTGAGTCTGACAAGGAAGCTGCTTTGGAAACAGAGTTTCTACCTCATAGAGATATTTACAG GTTTTTGGACAAAGCAGCCATCCAAACAAAACCTAATGATCAATCTGAGAAACCAGAGGCTCAAAGCCCATGGAAGCTTTGCAGAGTTACACAAGTAGAAAATGCAAAAATCCTTCTTAGCATGGTCCCAATTTTCTGCTGCACAATCATAATGACCCTTTGCCTGGCTCAACTCCAAACATTTTCTATCCAACAAGGCTATACAATGGACACCAGATTCATCAATAATTTCCACATCCCACCAGCATCCCTCCCAATCATCCCAGTCACGTTCTTAATCATAATTGTTCCAATCTACGACCGCATCTTTGTGCCTCTTTTGCGCAGATTCACCGGTATTCCCACTGGAGTCACGCACTTGCAGCGCATAGGAGTAGGTCTAGTACTCTCTTGCATATCAATGGCAGCGGCTTCAATAATGGAAGTGAAGAGAAAACAAGTCGCAAGAGACCATAACATGCTTGATGCTATACCAGTACTTCAGCCATTGCCAATAAGCACATTCTGGCTTTCTTTTCAATACTTCATATTTGGCATAGCTGACATGTTTACCTATGTGGGGTTGCTTCAGTTTTTCTATTCAGAAGCACCAAAAGGGCTTAAATCTACATCAACATGCTTCCTTTGGACTTCAATGGCACTCGGGTATTTTCTAAGTACTATTATGGTGAAATGTGTGAATGGTGCAACCAAGCATCACACTAATAGTAGGGGATGGTTAGCAGGGAACAACATTAACAGAAACCATCTAAACCTTTTCTACTTGTTCCTATCTGTGGTGAGCTTCATCAACTTCATAATCTATTTGTTTGTTTCAAAGATGTATAAGTACCGGCCTCAACAACCTATAGTGCCAGATGACAATTCAAAATCAAAGGAATGA
- the LOC107624500 gene encoding protein NRT1/ PTR FAMILY 4.5 isoform X3: MAVDGKVDWKGRRALKNKHGGMIAAIPMLVTLGFENLATFSLAVNGVPYFNGEMHYDLADAANMLTTYLGVSYILALLVAVVADTWLGRYKSVLISGSLDFLGLVLITAQAHYSSLKPPPCNMFDPRFHCEKLRRGQEAFLYIGLYLLAFGSAGVKASLPSHGADQFDETDPKESRLMSTFFNTLLLAVCLGGAVSLTFIVWIQIHKGWDWGFGIGTIAMLLGIIIFAAALPLYRIHPAKGTSALLEIVQVYVAAIRNRRLTLPEDPAELYEIESDKEAALETEFLPHRDIYRFLDKAAIQTKPNDQSEKPEAQSPWKLCRVTQVENAKILLSMVPIFCCTIIMTLCLAQLQTFSIQQGYTMDTRFINNFHIPPASLPIIPVTFLIIIVPIYDRIFVPLLRRFTGIPTGVTHLQRIGVGLVLSCISMAAASIMEVKRKQVARDHNMLDAIPVLQPLPISTFWLSFQYFIFGIADMFTYVGLLQFFYSEAPKGLKSTSTCFLWTSMALGYFLSTIMVKCVNGATKHHTNSRGWLAGNNINRNHLNLFYLFLSVVSFINFIIYLFVSKMYKYRPQQPIVPDDNSKSKE; encoded by the exons TGACGCTTGGTTTCGAGAACTTGGCGACATTCTCGCTGGCGGTGAACGGGGTGCCATACTTCAACGGAGAAATGCACTATGATCTGGCAGATGCGGCTAACATGCTCACCACCTATCTGGGTGTAAGCTACATCCTCGCCCTTTTGGTCGCCGTCGTTGCTGACACCTGGCTTGGCAGATACAAATCCGTTCTTATTTCTGGCTCCCTCGACTTTCTG GGACTTGTATTGATCACGGCACAAGCGCACTATTCTAGCCTTAAGCCACCCCCTTGCAATATGTTTGATCCAAGATTTCACTGTGAGAAACTCAGAAGAGGCCAAGAAGCATTTCTCTACATTGGCTTGTACTTGTTGGCATTTGGAAGTGCAGGGGTCAAAGCTTCTTTGCCATCACATGGTGCTGACCAGTTTGATGAAACAGACCCAAAAGAATCAAGGCTGATGTCAACATTCTTCAACACACTCTTGCTTGCAGTGTGCCTTGGTGGTGCTGTCAGCTTAACCTTCATTGTGTGGATACAAATCCATAAAGGATGGGATTGGGGATTTGGGATTGGCACCATTGCTATGTTACTTGGCATCATTATCTTTGCTGCTGCATTGCCACTATACAGAATTCATCCTGCTAAAGGAACAAGTGCTTTACTTGAGATCGTGCAG GTCTATGTTGCTGCAATCCGGAATAGAAGACTTACCCTTCCTGAAGATCCTGCAGAACTATATGAGATTGAGTCTGACAAGGAAGCTGCTTTGGAAACAGAGTTTCTACCTCATAGAGATATTTACAG GTTTTTGGACAAAGCAGCCATCCAAACAAAACCTAATGATCAATCTGAGAAACCAGAGGCTCAAAGCCCATGGAAGCTTTGCAGAGTTACACAAGTAGAAAATGCAAAAATCCTTCTTAGCATGGTCCCAATTTTCTGCTGCACAATCATAATGACCCTTTGCCTGGCTCAACTCCAAACATTTTCTATCCAACAAGGCTATACAATGGACACCAGATTCATCAATAATTTCCACATCCCACCAGCATCCCTCCCAATCATCCCAGTCACGTTCTTAATCATAATTGTTCCAATCTACGACCGCATCTTTGTGCCTCTTTTGCGCAGATTCACCGGTATTCCCACTGGAGTCACGCACTTGCAGCGCATAGGAGTAGGTCTAGTACTCTCTTGCATATCAATGGCAGCGGCTTCAATAATGGAAGTGAAGAGAAAACAAGTCGCAAGAGACCATAACATGCTTGATGCTATACCAGTACTTCAGCCATTGCCAATAAGCACATTCTGGCTTTCTTTTCAATACTTCATATTTGGCATAGCTGACATGTTTACCTATGTGGGGTTGCTTCAGTTTTTCTATTCAGAAGCACCAAAAGGGCTTAAATCTACATCAACATGCTTCCTTTGGACTTCAATGGCACTCGGGTATTTTCTAAGTACTATTATGGTGAAATGTGTGAATGGTGCAACCAAGCATCACACTAATAGTAGGGGATGGTTAGCAGGGAACAACATTAACAGAAACCATCTAAACCTTTTCTACTTGTTCCTATCTGTGGTGAGCTTCATCAACTTCATAATCTATTTGTTTGTTTCAAAGATGTATAAGTACCGGCCTCAACAACCTATAGTGCCAGATGACAATTCAAAATCAAAGGAATGA
- the LOC107624500 gene encoding protein NRT1/ PTR FAMILY 4.5 isoform X1 — MVSFILARKNSSETSEVVDGNSKVEAVELEQLMAVDGKVDWKGRRALKNKHGGMIAAIPMLVTLGFENLATFSLAVNGVPYFNGEMHYDLADAANMLTTYLGVSYILALLVAVVADTWLGRYKSVLISGSLDFLGLVLITAQAHYSSLKPPPCNMFDPRFHCEKLRRGQEAFLYIGLYLLAFGSAGVKASLPSHGADQFDETDPKESRLMSTFFNTLLLAVCLGGAVSLTFIVWIQIHKGWDWGFGIGTIAMLLGIIIFAAALPLYRIHPAKGTSALLEIVQVYVAAIRNRRLTLPEDPAELYEIESDKEAALETEFLPHRDIYRFLDKAAIQTKPNDQSEKPEAQSPWKLCRVTQVENAKILLSMVPIFCCTIIMTLCLAQLQTFSIQQGYTMDTRFINNFHIPPASLPIIPVTFLIIIVPIYDRIFVPLLRRFTGIPTGVTHLQRIGVGLVLSCISMAAASIMEVKRKQVARDHNMLDAIPVLQPLPISTFWLSFQYFIFGIADMFTYVGLLQFFYSEAPKGLKSTSTCFLWTSMALGYFLSTIMVKCVNGATKHHTNSRGWLAGNNINRNHLNLFYLFLSVVSFINFIIYLFVSKMYKYRPQQPIVPDDNSKSKE; from the exons TGACGCTTGGTTTCGAGAACTTGGCGACATTCTCGCTGGCGGTGAACGGGGTGCCATACTTCAACGGAGAAATGCACTATGATCTGGCAGATGCGGCTAACATGCTCACCACCTATCTGGGTGTAAGCTACATCCTCGCCCTTTTGGTCGCCGTCGTTGCTGACACCTGGCTTGGCAGATACAAATCCGTTCTTATTTCTGGCTCCCTCGACTTTCTG GGACTTGTATTGATCACGGCACAAGCGCACTATTCTAGCCTTAAGCCACCCCCTTGCAATATGTTTGATCCAAGATTTCACTGTGAGAAACTCAGAAGAGGCCAAGAAGCATTTCTCTACATTGGCTTGTACTTGTTGGCATTTGGAAGTGCAGGGGTCAAAGCTTCTTTGCCATCACATGGTGCTGACCAGTTTGATGAAACAGACCCAAAAGAATCAAGGCTGATGTCAACATTCTTCAACACACTCTTGCTTGCAGTGTGCCTTGGTGGTGCTGTCAGCTTAACCTTCATTGTGTGGATACAAATCCATAAAGGATGGGATTGGGGATTTGGGATTGGCACCATTGCTATGTTACTTGGCATCATTATCTTTGCTGCTGCATTGCCACTATACAGAATTCATCCTGCTAAAGGAACAAGTGCTTTACTTGAGATCGTGCAG GTCTATGTTGCTGCAATCCGGAATAGAAGACTTACCCTTCCTGAAGATCCTGCAGAACTATATGAGATTGAGTCTGACAAGGAAGCTGCTTTGGAAACAGAGTTTCTACCTCATAGAGATATTTACAG GTTTTTGGACAAAGCAGCCATCCAAACAAAACCTAATGATCAATCTGAGAAACCAGAGGCTCAAAGCCCATGGAAGCTTTGCAGAGTTACACAAGTAGAAAATGCAAAAATCCTTCTTAGCATGGTCCCAATTTTCTGCTGCACAATCATAATGACCCTTTGCCTGGCTCAACTCCAAACATTTTCTATCCAACAAGGCTATACAATGGACACCAGATTCATCAATAATTTCCACATCCCACCAGCATCCCTCCCAATCATCCCAGTCACGTTCTTAATCATAATTGTTCCAATCTACGACCGCATCTTTGTGCCTCTTTTGCGCAGATTCACCGGTATTCCCACTGGAGTCACGCACTTGCAGCGCATAGGAGTAGGTCTAGTACTCTCTTGCATATCAATGGCAGCGGCTTCAATAATGGAAGTGAAGAGAAAACAAGTCGCAAGAGACCATAACATGCTTGATGCTATACCAGTACTTCAGCCATTGCCAATAAGCACATTCTGGCTTTCTTTTCAATACTTCATATTTGGCATAGCTGACATGTTTACCTATGTGGGGTTGCTTCAGTTTTTCTATTCAGAAGCACCAAAAGGGCTTAAATCTACATCAACATGCTTCCTTTGGACTTCAATGGCACTCGGGTATTTTCTAAGTACTATTATGGTGAAATGTGTGAATGGTGCAACCAAGCATCACACTAATAGTAGGGGATGGTTAGCAGGGAACAACATTAACAGAAACCATCTAAACCTTTTCTACTTGTTCCTATCTGTGGTGAGCTTCATCAACTTCATAATCTATTTGTTTGTTTCAAAGATGTATAAGTACCGGCCTCAACAACCTATAGTGCCAGATGACAATTCAAAATCAAAGGAATGA